The DNA window TGGCAAGCCGTCTGTCGGACTTGGCGATCAGACCATGCTGCGCCTGCTGGCCGAACCAGAAGATGGTCAGCGTCAGGAAGCTCAAGGCGTAAGTCAGGAAACGCGGCGCCAGTGCAGCGATCGCGGCAACCAGCTCGCGTTCGGAATGGATCGCCTTGTGCGCCGGCACCCTGATTTCCAGAACGATCAGGGTGAGCGCGATGGCGAACACCCCGTCGGTGATGCCGACGATACGGCCGCGTCCCTCCGCCGATGCCTCAAGTGGCCGCTTCATCGATGTCTCCCCGCCTGCATCTTTCCAGAAAACCTAGCACGGCTGCCGCCGTTTGCATCCGGATAGGGGGCGACCCTGGCCAACTGGCTGGTTTCAAGGACGGCAAGCCACTGGCCGGTTGTTGCCTGTGCGCTGGGGGTCTAAGCAAGGTTCCATGCATTCACCGAGCGAAGCCGCCGCCGTCCCGTTGACCAGCCCGGTCACGAATGGAACGTTCTGTCCGCAGTCGCAGCGGCGCTTCGTGCTCATCGCGGCAATCCTGGCCTCGGCGCTCGGCTTCATCGACGGTTCGATCCTGGCCATCGCCACACCGGCCATCCGCGTCAACCTCGGCGCCAGCCTGGCTGAGGCGCAGTGGATTTCAAATGCCTATGCGTTGACGCTCTCAGCGCTGATCCTAGCCGGTGGCGCTGCCGGCGATCGATTCGGCCTGCGCCGCGCCTTCGTGGCGGGCATTGCGTTGTTCATTGTCGCTTCGCTTGCCTGTGCGCTGGCGCCGAATGCGGTGGTGCTGATCGCATTTCGTGCCGTCCAGGGCATTGGTGCGGCGATCATGGTGCCGGGCAGTCTCGCCATCATCGCCAAAGCCTACCCGAAAAAGGAACGCGGGCGCGCCATCGGCATCTGGGCGGCGGCTTCGGCGCTGACCACGGCACTTGGCCCGGTGCTTGGCGGCTTCGTGCTGTCGGCTTTCGGCGACGGCATCTGGCGGGCGATCTTCGCCATCAACCTGCCGCTCGGCCTGATCTCGATCTATCTGCTGCTGGCCAAGATTCCAGCCGACGCGCCGACGGAGAAACGCAGCCTGGATCTCGGCGGCGCCGCGCTCGCGACATTGGCCTTCGGCGCGCTCGCTTACGGGCTGACCTCAATGAGCGCCAGCGGTGAGGGCCGCATGGCCGGGCCGAGCATTGCCGCCGGCGTCGTATTGCTGGCGGTCTTCATCGTCTTCGAACTCCGGCAGCGCGAGCCGATGATCGATCTTAGCCTGTTTCGCGTCGGCGCTTTCGCCGGCGCCAATGTCGCGACGCTCTTCCTCTATTTCGCGCTGTCGGCCAATCTTTTCTATCTGCCGATGCTGCTGATCGCCGGCTGGGGTCTGAGCACGGCCGAGGTCGGCTTCATCTTCCTGCCCCTGTCGGCGTCGATCGCACTTTTGTCTGGACCGGTCGGCCAGCTGTCGGACCGGATCGGCCCACGTTTTCCGATCGCCTGCGGCAGCCTCGTCGTGGCTTTCGCCTTTGCCGGACTTGCCTTGCTCACCCATGCCGGCATGCACAATTTCTGGACAGGAACATTCCCGTTGATGGCGCTGATGGGACTCGGCATGGCGCTGGTGGTGTCGCCATTGTCGACTGCGATCATGACGGCGGTGGAAGACAAGGATACGGGTGCGGCCTCCGGCATCAACAATGCCGTCTCGCGCATCGGCGGTCTGATCGCGGTGGCGGCGATGGGTTCGCTCGCCGCCTGGGTCTACGCGAATGCACTGGATGGGAACGCAACGCCCGGCGTGCCTGGCTTTGGCGAGCCGGCGACGGGTGGACTTGCACCCGCCGTCGATGCGGCAAGGCTCGCCGCCAGCGACGTTGCGTTTGCAGCCGTCTCTTCGGTGACCGCGCTGCTTTGCCTGCTTGCGGCTGTTATCGCCTGGACGACCATTTCCGGGGAGCGGCTGCCATGGTCGCGGCGCGTCGAGAATCCGCAGGGCTGAGAAATCTAAAAAGCCCGACGGATCAACCGTCGATCTTGGCGCTCGCGACTTTCAGCGAATCGCTGTCTTCCTGCTTCAGCAGTTCGTCGATTCGCTCGCGTTCACGCTTGAAGGCGACGAGGTCATCGCCCTTGAGCACCTTGCCGACAGGCAAGCGGACCCGCATCGGATCGACCTTGGTGCCGTTGACGATCAGCTCGTAGTGAAGATGCGGACCTGTGGCGAGGCCGGTCTGGCCGAGGAAGCCGATGGTCTGGCCCTGGCGCACATGCACGCCCGGTTCGATGCCTTTGGCAAAAGCGCTCTGGTGATTGTAGGACGTCTCATAGCCATTGGCATGCCGGATGATGATCTGTTTGCCATAGCCGCCGGCCCAGCCAACCTTCTCGACAGTGCCGTTGCCGGCGGCGATGATCGGCGTGCCGATCGGCGCGGACCAGTCGACGCCGGTGTGCATGCGGACATAGCCGAGGATCGGATGCTTGCGCGCGCCGAACCCGGAGCGGAATTTCCCGGCGGGCAGGGGATTGCGCAACAGGAATTGCTCGGCGCTCGAGCCGTCCTCGTCGAAATAGTCAGTGCCGCCGTCCTGCATCTGAAAGCGGTAGAAGTTGCGCGTTTGACCGCCGAACGTCGCCGAGACGTAGAGAAGCTCGGAGCTGTCCGAGGTCTGGTCGTCGCCATCGGGCTGCGAGAACAGGACTTCGATGCGGTCGGCGGGGTTGAGGCGGGACTGGAAGTCGACGTCGGACGCCAGCAGCTTGATCAGCCGCTGCGTCATCGCCTTGGACATGCCGTAGGAATAGGCGGCGCGATAGATGCCGTCATAGACATTGGGCAGGTTGCCGCGCACCACCACCGGCGCCGACGAATCATCGAAGGCCGTCAGCAATTCGGGGTTTGGATCCGGCTCCTGCGCGGGCACATACTGGCCGCGATCGTCGAGCGCGATGGTGACGATGTGCTGGGTTCGGTCGTAGACGCTGGTGCGCACGACCTTGGCGTCATCGCCGTGAACCTCCAGGCCGACACGCAGCACGGTTCCGGCCTTGAGCGCTGTCGCGTTCAGCAGCTTGGCGATGGCTTCGGCCATGCCGGTGGCGTCTTCACCCGTGTAGCCCGAATCAGCAAAAGCCTCGGTGACGTCGAGATCCTTGGTGAAGGGGATGATTTCCTCGGCGAAAGCCGGCGCCTGGTCGTCGGCGGTGGCGCGCGGCGCCACCGAGACGTTTTCCGGCACGATCTTGACGTCGTAGGAGCCAGCCATGCTCTCGGCAAAGGCTTCGCCGAATCGCTGCGGGTCGACATAGTGGAGTGAAGCGACCTGCACGGCGCCGTCGCTGAGGTCGGTGCCGGCTTCGCGCACCACCTTTTCCACCTCGTCGGCGGACAGGTCGCTCTTCTCATCGAAGGAAGCCGTCTCGATCGGGAAATCGACGGTCTTCAGGCTCATCTCGCTTTCGACCTTGGCGCCATAGATCTGGCCGGAAGCGGCAGAGGCGGTCGCCGGCTGGGCACTGTCGTCGCTGTCGTCGCCGAACACCTGCATCGGGTCAAAGGGCGGGTAGGCGCGGCTGGTGGTGTGGCCGGCGGCCAGCGCCATCTTGATCTGCACGAAAGGCATGGTGTGGATGACGTCGCGGTCGCCGACCTTGGTGACCATCGACACCTCCATACGCCGGCGATCCTTGGCTTTGGCGATCTGACGCGGCGCCACCAGCCTGGTCGTCTTGGCGACTTCACCGGAATCGCCGTTGCCGGCAAGACTGATCAACTCGGCGATCTCGGGTGGGGTGGCCAGCTGCTGGCGACCGTCAAGTGCGGCGAACAGCGCCACGCCCATCAGCACGCTCGAGGTCACGCCAG is part of the Mesorhizobium loti genome and encodes:
- a CDS encoding MFS transporter; this translates as MHSPSEAAAVPLTSPVTNGTFCPQSQRRFVLIAAILASALGFIDGSILAIATPAIRVNLGASLAEAQWISNAYALTLSALILAGGAAGDRFGLRRAFVAGIALFIVASLACALAPNAVVLIAFRAVQGIGAAIMVPGSLAIIAKAYPKKERGRAIGIWAAASALTTALGPVLGGFVLSAFGDGIWRAIFAINLPLGLISIYLLLAKIPADAPTEKRSLDLGGAALATLAFGALAYGLTSMSASGEGRMAGPSIAAGVVLLAVFIVFELRQREPMIDLSLFRVGAFAGANVATLFLYFALSANLFYLPMLLIAGWGLSTAEVGFIFLPLSASIALLSGPVGQLSDRIGPRFPIACGSLVVAFAFAGLALLTHAGMHNFWTGTFPLMALMGLGMALVVSPLSTAIMTAVEDKDTGAASGINNAVSRIGGLIAVAAMGSLAAWVYANALDGNATPGVPGFGEPATGGLAPAVDAARLAASDVAFAAVSSVTALLCLLAAVIAWTTISGERLPWSRRVENPQG
- a CDS encoding M23 family metallopeptidase, with protein sequence MPDTEDVIAELGNEPPLIADGRSGPPDRREVSARWLSGTFLTGVTSSVLMGVALFAALDGRQQLATPPEIAELISLAGNGDSGEVAKTTRLVAPRQIAKAKDRRRMEVSMVTKVGDRDVIHTMPFVQIKMALAAGHTTSRAYPPFDPMQVFGDDSDDSAQPATASAASGQIYGAKVESEMSLKTVDFPIETASFDEKSDLSADEVEKVVREAGTDLSDGAVQVASLHYVDPQRFGEAFAESMAGSYDVKIVPENVSVAPRATADDQAPAFAEEIIPFTKDLDVTEAFADSGYTGEDATGMAEAIAKLLNATALKAGTVLRVGLEVHGDDAKVVRTSVYDRTQHIVTIALDDRGQYVPAQEPDPNPELLTAFDDSSAPVVVRGNLPNVYDGIYRAAYSYGMSKAMTQRLIKLLASDVDFQSRLNPADRIEVLFSQPDGDDQTSDSSELLYVSATFGGQTRNFYRFQMQDGGTDYFDEDGSSAEQFLLRNPLPAGKFRSGFGARKHPILGYVRMHTGVDWSAPIGTPIIAAGNGTVEKVGWAGGYGKQIIIRHANGYETSYNHQSAFAKGIEPGVHVRQGQTIGFLGQTGLATGPHLHYELIVNGTKVDPMRVRLPVGKVLKGDDLVAFKRERERIDELLKQEDSDSLKVASAKIDG